A stretch of the Aegilops tauschii subsp. strangulata cultivar AL8/78 chromosome 4, Aet v6.0, whole genome shotgun sequence genome encodes the following:
- the LOC109779341 gene encoding uncharacterized protein, protein MKRKAPLIGVNKWSAIDSSVKDSIVADVIAKWDLEDTYSTKGKILTISRERYRGWRSTLHSTYKAYSTDAQRRANKPEDVTPEEWDYMINYFGTDLKFQELSRKNTENRQKQKARHIAGSKSYSQISYEKRDEETGKEPTILELWQITHTRNGSWSNEESQTVYDNARIQIREKEGEIGGPISSEEQNNIFQNSYRSTMESTSLKPRGRGYMAKPPSGSERLHSEIQRQNAELTLEVHDLRRQIVEQQVERQREREEERVAREKQLEEERVARQRELEEAKQAMMHDIMNEVRQSMRSDVEQILGTRQEDAHQFSQARDAPRNGTGNRSSSLFKNSTMITQHQLMQAAKHHRRPPSEKDGFL, encoded by the exons ATGAAAAGGAAGGCACCACTCATTGGTGTGAACAAGTGGTCTGCCATTGATTCTTCTGTGAAGGATTCAATCGTTGCTGATGTCATT GCTAAGTGGGATTTGGAGgacacatattctacgaagggAAAAATACTAACAATTTCTAGAGAGCGCTATAGAGGATGGCGGTCAACTTTGCATTCAACATACAAAGCATACAGTACTGATGCTCAAAGAAGGGCCAATAAACCCGAGGATGTAACTCCAGAGGAGTGGGATTATATGATCAATTATTTTGGCACTGATTTAAAATTCCAG GAGCTTAGCCGAAAAAATACGGAAAATCGCCAGAAGCAAAAGGCGAGGCATATAGCTGGTTCAAAATCGTACTCGCAGATTAGCTATGAGAAG AGGGACGAGGAGACTGGGAAGGAACCAACTATTCTAGAACTTTGGCAGATCACTCATACACGAAATGGATCGTGGTCTAATGAAGAATCACAGACTGTTTAT GACAATGCACGCATCCAGATTAGGGAGAAAGAAGGAGAGATTGGTGGTCCAATTTCAAGTGAAGAGCAAAACAATATTTTCCAGAATAGCTACAGATCTACTATGGAAAGTACATCATTGAAGCCTCGTGGCCGAGGATACATGGCTAAGCCGCCTAGCGGTTCTGAAAGACTACATTCTGAAATCCAGAGGCAAAATGCTGAGCTAACCCTCGAAGTTCATGACTTAAGGAGGCAAATTGTTGAACAACAGGTAGAGAGGCAAAGAGAACGAGAAGAAGAGCGAGTTGCCAGGGAAAAACAGCTTGAGGAGGAACGTGTAGCAAGGCAGAGAGAACTTGAGGAGGCTAAGCAAGCAATGATGCATGATATTATGAATGAGGTTAGGCAATCAATGAGGTCGGATGTTGAGCAGATATTGGGAACTCGACAGGAAGACGCACATCAG TTTTCCCAAGCAAGGGACGCTCCAAGAAACGGAACTGGAAATCGGTCAAGTTCTCTGTTTAAAAATTCGACCATGATTACTCAACACCAGCTTATGCAAGCAGCTAAACACCATCGTCGTCCTCCAAGTGAAAAG GATGGTTTTCTCTAA